In Pleurocapsa sp. PCC 7319, the following are encoded in one genomic region:
- a CDS encoding ABC transporter permease, producing MGHYFIKRLLIAIPTLIAISLVIFTILALAPGDPLGEFASNPAITAEVRENIRKSFGLDQPAYVRYFKWASSFLRGDMGYSFNSRSPVLQLILQRLPTTLFVVGTAYIIGLLIAFPLGIISASKRYSLTDQIITTIAFLGFSIPPFFTGLLFIIIFSVQLRWFPFIFNSTLQVTDWTSFIAQMKQSIMPISVLALYHAAILMRFIRSAVLEELQQEYVRTAFAKGLSQFAVIKNHVLRNALIPVVTLIALDIPTIFTGALVTEQVFRVPGIGALLIESIYRSDTPVVMAITFIYGCLIVFFNLMADLVYALLDPRVKY from the coding sequence ATGGGTCACTATTTTATAAAAAGATTATTAATAGCTATACCTACCTTAATAGCTATTAGTCTGGTAATTTTTACGATTTTGGCCTTAGCACCGGGGGATCCATTAGGTGAATTTGCTTCTAATCCGGCAATTACTGCCGAAGTCAGAGAGAATATACGTAAATCCTTTGGTTTGGATCAGCCAGCTTATGTCCGTTATTTTAAGTGGGCTAGCTCATTTTTACGTGGAGACATGGGCTATTCTTTCAATAGTCGAAGTCCCGTCTTGCAACTAATATTGCAGCGTTTACCGACTACTCTTTTTGTTGTTGGGACAGCCTATATTATTGGTTTATTGATTGCCTTTCCTTTAGGTATTATTTCAGCTAGCAAAAGATATTCTCTTACAGATCAAATCATTACCACGATCGCTTTTTTGGGATTTTCCATTCCTCCCTTCTTTACAGGGTTACTATTTATCATTATTTTCAGTGTTCAGTTACGCTGGTTTCCCTTCATTTTTAACAGCACCTTACAAGTAACAGATTGGACAAGTTTTATCGCCCAGATGAAACAATCAATTATGCCTATATCGGTTTTAGCCTTATATCATGCGGCAATTTTAATGCGTTTTATCCGCTCAGCTGTTTTAGAAGAGTTACAACAAGAATATGTTAGAACAGCCTTTGCTAAAGGATTGAGTCAGTTTGCCGTCATTAAAAATCATGTCTTACGTAATGCCTTAATACCTGTAGTAACTTTAATTGCTTTAGATATCCCCACTATTTTTACAGGCGCATTAGTAACAGAACAGGTTTTTCGCGTACCAGGTATCGGTGCCTTACTCATAGAATCTATTTATCGTAGCGATACTCCAGTGGTGATGGCTATTACTTTTATTTATGGTTGTCTAATAGTATTTTTTAATTTAATGGCTGATTTAGTTTATGCCCTGCTCGATCCGAGAGTTAAGTATTAA